One Nicotiana sylvestris chromosome 12, ASM39365v2, whole genome shotgun sequence genomic window carries:
- the LOC138883437 gene encoding uncharacterized protein, producing MAGQELDASIIDPSREGEESDVSLKEEIYKLKHQMEEMYQAWMKGHPPPSYPANPAFIPPLAQSQEPPIIDSSPGFPYYHHYQDTTSQTTQAPPAKPIPYPPPPATPIFVAPPPATLHRSSIETEKPPQNLEQEEMFRNVRSLEQSFRSMQGLGGQVSVAYKDLCLFPDVQLPVGFKMPKFDLYDGHGDLAAHLRGFWSKMRGAGGKDELLMAYFSQSLSGSTLYWYTRQDHSRWYTWDYLSQAFARHFQYNIEIVPDRLSLTKIEKNPSESFKEYGFRWREQAARVNPSMEESEMVEYFLQALEPTYFGHLISAIGKSFNEVVKMGGMVGERA from the exons atggctggccaagaactggatgcaagcaTTATTGATCCGTCAAGGGAGGGGGAGGAGTCTGATGTTAGTCTGAAAGAGGAGATatataagttgaaacaccaaatgGAAGagatgtatcaggcatggatgaaagggcatccacctccttcataccccgccaaccctgctttcatcccGCCACTGGcccaatcccaagaacctcccattattgattcatctccaggcttcCCCTATTACCATCACTACCAAGACACCACTTCCCAAACCACACAAGCACCACCAGCTAAACCAATCCCATACCcccctccaccagccacccctatttttgtggcacccccacccgctACACTCCATCGGTCCTCCA TTGAGACCGAGAAACCACCTCAAAACCTagagcaggaggagatgttcaggaatgTAAGAAGCCTGGAACAATCATTCAGAAGCATGCAaggattgggaggccaggtgagcgtagcctacaaagatttgtgtctatttcccgatgttcagttgcctgtgggattcaagatgcctaaatttgatctatatgaCGGGCATGGAGACCTGGcggcccacttaaggggtttctggagtaaaatgagaggagccggcgggaaagatgagctattgatggcatactttagccagagtctgagtggctCGACATTGTATTGGTACACTCGTCAGGACCATagcagatggtatacctgggattaTTTGTCCCAAGCATTCGctcgtcatttccaatacaacattgagaTTGTCCCAGACCGTTTGTCtctgactaagattgagaagaatcCGAGTGAAAGTTTCAAGGAATATGGgtttcgctggagagaacaagcggcaagagttAACCCCTCGAtggaggagagcgaaatggtggagtactttctgcaggctctggagcctacttactttggccatctgatatcggccataggaaagtctttcaacgaggtagtaaaGATGGGTGGTATGGTGGGAGAAAGGGcataa